A genomic window from Massilia sp. METH4 includes:
- a CDS encoding amino acid adenylation domain-containing protein — protein sequence MNKQDIFEIHRLTPLQQGMLFHTLEAPGSGVYVEQFACPTQGRIDGARWQQAWNMALAAYPVLRAAVAWEGLDHPLLVLMKQAALDVREIDATGDDDAAFAARMDALRREEAARGFDLRRPPLLRQALLHRAGHSVVFWTYHHVLLDGWSAFVVLGALLSAYAALEEGSSWQPRPAPAYRDYLAWLQGRDKPAAERYWRGQLAGFHAPTPLGLVKRPLPDDSADAGATATAELGDALGARLRDTARSLRVTPGTLLQAAWAHLLAIYSGEDDVVFGATVAGRPPELAGSDAMVGLFINTVPVRVRIDPAESVRAFATRLGAMLVAQREHEHASLTDIAGWSEVPRGRPLFDAMLAIESFPYAEGVSLADVSVWQHTNFPLALVIDPVGRMRIKALYDARQFEGAAVAGLLAHYRELLERMVADTAAPLGTLSIAPGVDLALPDGWNHRPAVGDADAELGELFARQVAERPEATALVAGDEHATYAELDLQARRLGARLLAAGVRTGDTVAFAFEPGVPMIAALVAITRLGCAYAPLDTKLPAARLAQMVTDLRIGHVVTDDAHAALFDIAGVTVLLSGRDEHDVPLARWPQAARGRILYVIHTSGSTGKPKAAGVYHDSFTRFIQWWNREFAFGAGERCLLVNKITFDLAQKCVWGALTTGGILHLAPTRHFDPLHARELVQHHGIGWINCTPSMAYAMVEGEGGHAALAPLRLLFVGGEPVDKRRLAPWLLAEGCTTELVNTYGPTECTDLCTTHRFGRDEFVDLDRPVTVGKVLPGLAVHVLDRFGNRLPPGVTGEVAIAGGSVGAGYLNNARMSAAKFLPDPAGPGERLYLTGDLGYFRADGTLVVHGRVDFQVKLRGYRIELDAIGHELRGHPAVLDAVATVTPDGQRLVAYVVPAEGAAWSAALQEACRAWLAARLPEYMVPARFMGLDALPLNANGKLDRSALPVPDLCGAALERIAPRDGIEAKLAGIWAAVLGVEAVGVTDNFFDLGGHSLSITQAYARLQKTFGVRIPLSVLFEQPTIAGQAAALRAAGAAGDGQDMPRQPTILPAQRPAQVPLSFSQSRLWFLHQYDPASMAYHVPNALPLAGVVDRAALQQALDWLHARHESLRTRYPEIDGTPWQEVQPAGPVTLGYDDLREMDNMAGAAERLSAIATAEAAQPFDLQAGPVARYRLVQTDGRGILLVSLHHIATDGWSMDVMMRELLAAYGAFSAGATPRAAPLPIQYADYALWQRTDLAGAKLAKLVDYWREELDGSQPQITLPYDLPRPTTRSSRGGLHVSHLPADVCAALRNVASQSGATAFMAWLAVYDLLLYRWSGQADFNVGSPIANRNLEETEGVIGFFVNTLVLRARVDGGQTFGALLGDVQRTARGAYDHAELPFELLVDELNPPRSANTLPFFQVGFALQRAYEDTSLIDSGEWISRFDLQLALYESADGGLRAHWEYARDLFLPETVARLADSFALLARQVAQSPEAPLREHALIDGMGRERMLALARGSRPALPATTVHALFAQQALLAPAKIALVQGDVQLSYDELNRRANRLAHHLMAQGVAPGAIVGVALPRSPQLIVALLAVLKAGCAYLPLDTEYPRERTAYMLANAHAAAVLTDGDGAGLLPEFGGSLVRVDAPQVAGQRDTSPDVPHDPRSLAYVLYTSGTTGKPKGVMVEHRGIVRLVREVDYADLSAQRIFLQYAPVGFDASTFEIWGALLNGARLVQAPAGVVGLDRLAALLAEQRVDTAFVTAALFNQLVDQHPEGLRGVRQLITGGEVMSASHAARAIAAMAEGSLIHAYGPTECTTYATTGRVTLADTAQGTVPIGRPIPHTDTYVLDDAMEPVPTGVPGELYIGGAGVARGYLNAPQQTAERFLTDPFAADGSRMYRSGDKVRWRADGTLEFLGRMDEQVKIRGYRIEPAEIEAQLAVHDGVTGALVLPLGEGAEKRLVAYVTVIDGSVTPAVLREFLAQRLPAFMVPGAYVILDRWPVNANGKVDRRALPLPDADALGAGEYVAPETALEQSIAAVWAQVLQLERVSVTADFFALGGNSLTATQLLARVRNALGRAVTLPEFFSEPTVRAMAFRIEHAGAARELDAAESRLDGEAESALALPDPLPPLASSLEHVLLTGGTGFVGAYLAAEMLTQWPRVTLHCHVRASHAAAGLRRLRANLEQYGLWRDGFAARIRVLTGDLAEPRLGLDDERYAALARDVDLVVHNASRLNHVLPYQALRHDNVEPTRRLLELAATAKRKGFVHVSTAGVLQGEAGGTYDEDAAIEAIGQSARSGYNASKWVAELMVRRAARAGIPAQIVRLGRVAVDSRSGAGRMDDFVALFVRTCLKVGAWPDRPFLEQIVPVDHVARAVTALAADYTNTGVHHLVGDDKRDWSRLLPDFVDCGDAGLKRLPIRDWVDTVKERSATEPLPFAPYLFWWDTDAAAPEEKRLKVKQAKTARKLAGQGLREPRIDGEAWQRYVGAIFAAEGRSAKPRKRSLFG from the coding sequence ATGAACAAGCAGGATATATTCGAGATACACCGGCTCACGCCGCTCCAGCAGGGCATGCTGTTCCATACGCTGGAAGCGCCGGGCAGCGGCGTTTACGTGGAGCAGTTCGCCTGCCCCACGCAGGGCCGGATCGACGGCGCGCGCTGGCAGCAGGCATGGAACATGGCGCTGGCCGCCTACCCGGTGCTGCGCGCCGCCGTGGCCTGGGAAGGACTGGATCACCCGCTGCTGGTGCTGATGAAGCAGGCGGCTCTCGACGTGCGCGAGATCGACGCCACCGGCGACGACGATGCCGCATTCGCCGCCCGCATGGACGCGCTGCGCCGCGAGGAGGCGGCGCGCGGCTTCGACCTGCGCCGCCCGCCGCTGCTGCGGCAGGCGCTGCTGCACCGCGCCGGCCACAGCGTGGTGTTCTGGACCTATCACCATGTGCTGCTGGACGGCTGGTCGGCCTTCGTGGTGCTGGGCGCACTGCTGTCGGCCTACGCGGCGCTCGAAGAGGGCAGTTCCTGGCAGCCGCGCCCGGCGCCGGCCTATCGCGATTACCTGGCCTGGCTGCAGGGCCGCGACAAGCCGGCCGCGGAACGCTATTGGCGCGGGCAGCTCGCAGGCTTCCATGCGCCCACGCCGCTGGGCCTCGTCAAGCGCCCGCTGCCGGACGACAGTGCCGATGCCGGCGCCACCGCCACGGCGGAATTGGGCGACGCGCTGGGCGCACGGCTGCGCGACACGGCCCGTTCGCTGCGCGTCACGCCAGGCACGCTGCTGCAGGCGGCATGGGCGCACCTGCTGGCCATCTACAGCGGGGAGGACGACGTGGTGTTCGGCGCCACCGTCGCCGGCCGCCCGCCCGAGCTGGCGGGATCGGACGCGATGGTGGGCTTGTTCATCAACACCGTGCCGGTCCGGGTGCGCATCGATCCTGCGGAAAGCGTGCGCGCTTTCGCCACGCGGCTGGGCGCCATGCTGGTGGCGCAACGCGAACACGAGCATGCCTCGCTGACCGACATCGCCGGCTGGAGCGAGGTGCCGCGCGGCCGCCCGCTGTTCGATGCGATGTTGGCCATCGAATCGTTCCCGTATGCGGAAGGCGTCAGCCTGGCCGATGTCAGCGTCTGGCAGCACACCAACTTCCCGCTGGCGCTCGTGATCGATCCGGTGGGCCGCATGCGCATCAAGGCCCTGTACGACGCGCGCCAGTTCGAGGGCGCCGCGGTGGCCGGGCTGCTGGCCCACTACCGCGAGCTGCTGGAGCGCATGGTGGCCGACACCGCCGCGCCGCTCGGCACGCTCTCGATCGCGCCAGGCGTCGACCTGGCCTTGCCGGATGGCTGGAATCACCGGCCCGCCGTGGGGGACGCCGATGCCGAGCTGGGCGAGCTGTTTGCCCGCCAGGTCGCCGAACGGCCCGAGGCGACGGCGCTGGTGGCGGGCGACGAGCACGCCACCTACGCGGAGCTGGACCTGCAGGCACGCCGCCTCGGCGCGCGCCTGCTGGCGGCCGGCGTACGCACCGGCGACACGGTGGCGTTCGCGTTCGAGCCGGGCGTGCCGATGATCGCCGCCCTCGTTGCCATCACGCGCCTGGGGTGCGCCTATGCGCCGCTGGACACGAAATTGCCGGCCGCGCGCCTGGCCCAGATGGTGACCGACCTGCGCATTGGCCACGTGGTGACGGACGATGCCCACGCGGCGCTGTTCGACATCGCCGGCGTGACGGTGCTGCTGAGCGGCCGCGACGAGCACGACGTGCCGCTGGCGCGCTGGCCGCAAGCGGCTCGGGGCCGCATCCTGTACGTGATCCACACATCCGGCTCGACCGGCAAGCCGAAGGCGGCCGGCGTGTACCACGACAGCTTCACCCGCTTCATCCAGTGGTGGAACCGTGAATTCGCCTTCGGCGCCGGCGAGCGCTGTTTATTGGTCAACAAGATCACCTTCGACCTGGCGCAGAAATGCGTGTGGGGCGCGCTGACGACGGGTGGCATCCTGCACCTGGCGCCCACGCGCCACTTCGATCCGCTGCATGCCCGCGAGCTCGTGCAGCATCACGGCATCGGCTGGATCAACTGCACGCCCAGCATGGCGTACGCGATGGTGGAGGGCGAGGGCGGCCACGCGGCACTGGCACCGCTGCGGCTGCTGTTCGTGGGCGGCGAGCCGGTTGACAAGCGACGCCTGGCGCCCTGGCTGCTGGCCGAGGGCTGCACCACGGAGCTGGTCAACACCTATGGCCCCACCGAATGCACCGACCTGTGCACCACGCACCGCTTCGGCCGCGATGAATTCGTCGACCTGGACCGGCCGGTCACGGTGGGCAAGGTACTGCCCGGCCTGGCCGTGCACGTGCTGGACCGCTTCGGCAACCGCCTGCCGCCGGGCGTGACGGGCGAGGTGGCGATCGCCGGCGGTTCCGTCGGCGCCGGCTACCTGAACAATGCGCGCATGAGCGCGGCCAAATTCCTGCCCGATCCGGCCGGGCCGGGGGAGCGGCTGTACCTGACGGGCGACCTGGGCTACTTCCGCGCCGACGGCACGCTGGTCGTGCACGGCCGCGTGGACTTCCAGGTCAAGCTGCGCGGCTACCGCATCGAGCTCGACGCGATCGGCCACGAGCTGCGCGGCCACCCGGCCGTGCTGGACGCCGTGGCCACCGTCACCCCGGATGGCCAGCGGCTGGTCGCCTATGTGGTGCCGGCCGAGGGAGCCGCCTGGTCCGCCGCCTTGCAGGAGGCGTGCCGGGCGTGGCTGGCCGCGCGCCTGCCCGAGTACATGGTGCCCGCCCGCTTCATGGGGCTGGACGCGCTGCCGCTGAACGCGAACGGCAAGCTCGATCGTTCCGCGCTGCCGGTGCCCGACCTGTGCGGCGCGGCGCTTGAGCGCATCGCGCCGCGCGATGGGATCGAGGCGAAGCTGGCCGGCATCTGGGCCGCCGTGCTGGGCGTGGAAGCCGTGGGCGTCACCGACAACTTCTTCGACCTGGGCGGCCATTCGCTGTCGATCACGCAGGCGTATGCGCGGCTGCAGAAGACGTTCGGCGTGCGCATCCCGCTGTCCGTACTGTTCGAGCAGCCGACCATCGCCGGCCAGGCAGCGGCCCTGCGTGCCGCTGGCGCCGCCGGCGATGGGCAGGATATGCCACGCCAGCCCACTATCCTGCCGGCGCAGCGGCCGGCGCAAGTGCCGCTGTCGTTCTCGCAATCGCGGCTGTGGTTCCTGCACCAGTACGATCCGGCCAGCATGGCCTACCACGTGCCGAATGCGCTGCCGCTGGCCGGTGTCGTCGACCGCGCCGCCCTGCAGCAGGCGCTGGACTGGCTGCATGCGCGCCACGAATCGCTGCGCACGCGCTACCCCGAGATCGACGGCACGCCGTGGCAGGAAGTGCAGCCCGCCGGCCCGGTCACGCTGGGCTATGACGACCTGCGCGAAATGGACAATATGGCCGGTGCCGCCGAACGCCTGTCGGCCATCGCCACCGCCGAGGCAGCTCAGCCGTTCGACCTGCAAGCCGGCCCGGTGGCACGCTACCGCCTAGTGCAGACGGACGGACGGGGCATCCTGCTCGTCTCGCTGCACCATATCGCGACCGATGGCTGGTCGATGGACGTGATGATGCGCGAGCTCCTCGCCGCGTATGGCGCGTTTTCCGCCGGCGCCACGCCGCGGGCGGCGCCGCTGCCGATCCAGTATGCCGACTATGCGCTGTGGCAGCGCACCGACCTGGCCGGTGCCAAGCTTGCGAAACTGGTCGACTACTGGCGCGAGGAACTGGACGGCAGCCAGCCGCAGATCACGCTGCCGTACGATCTGCCGCGCCCTACCACGCGCTCGTCCCGCGGCGGCCTGCACGTGTCGCACCTGCCGGCCGACGTGTGCGCCGCGCTGCGCAATGTTGCCTCGCAATCCGGCGCCACCGCATTCATGGCCTGGCTGGCCGTGTACGACCTGCTGCTGTACCGCTGGAGCGGGCAGGCGGACTTCAACGTGGGCAGCCCGATCGCCAACCGCAACCTGGAAGAGACGGAGGGCGTGATCGGCTTCTTCGTCAACACCCTGGTGCTGCGCGCCCGGGTCGACGGCGGCCAGACGTTCGGCGCGCTGCTGGGCGACGTGCAGCGCACCGCGCGCGGCGCCTACGACCATGCCGAGCTGCCGTTCGAGCTGCTGGTGGACGAGTTGAACCCGCCGCGCAGCGCCAATACGCTGCCGTTCTTCCAGGTCGGCTTCGCGCTGCAGCGCGCCTACGAGGATACGTCGCTGATCGACAGCGGCGAGTGGATCTCCCGCTTCGACCTGCAACTGGCGCTGTACGAGAGCGCTGACGGAGGCTTGCGCGCGCACTGGGAATATGCGCGCGACCTGTTCCTGCCCGAGACCGTCGCCCGCCTGGCCGACTCGTTCGCGCTGCTGGCACGCCAGGTGGCGCAGTCACCCGAAGCGCCGCTGCGCGAGCATGCGCTGATCGATGGCATGGGGCGCGAGCGCATGCTGGCGCTGGCGCGCGGCAGCCGGCCGGCACTGCCGGCGACGACCGTGCATGCCCTGTTCGCGCAACAGGCGCTGCTGGCGCCCGCGAAGATCGCGCTGGTGCAGGGCGACGTGCAGCTCTCCTACGACGAATTGAACCGCCGCGCCAACCGCCTGGCCCACCACCTGATGGCGCAGGGCGTGGCGCCGGGCGCCATCGTCGGCGTGGCCCTGCCGCGCAGCCCGCAGCTGATCGTGGCGCTGCTGGCCGTGCTGAAGGCCGGCTGCGCCTACCTGCCGCTGGACACCGAATATCCGCGCGAGCGCACCGCCTACATGCTGGCCAATGCCCATGCCGCCGCCGTGCTGACCGATGGCGATGGCGCCGGCCTGTTGCCGGAATTCGGCGGCAGCTTGGTGCGCGTCGATGCGCCGCAGGTTGCCGGCCAGCGCGACACCAGTCCGGACGTGCCGCACGACCCGCGATCGCTGGCCTACGTGCTGTACACCTCCGGCACCACGGGCAAGCCGAAGGGCGTGATGGTCGAGCACCGCGGCATCGTGCGCCTGGTGCGCGAGGTGGACTATGCCGACCTGTCGGCCCAGCGCATTTTCCTCCAGTATGCGCCGGTGGGCTTCGACGCCTCCACGTTCGAGATCTGGGGTGCCTTGCTGAACGGTGCGCGACTGGTGCAGGCGCCCGCCGGCGTGGTGGGCCTTGACCGGCTGGCGGCCCTGCTCGCCGAACAGCGCGTCGACACGGCGTTCGTGACTGCGGCGCTGTTCAATCAGCTCGTCGACCAGCATCCCGAGGGACTGCGCGGCGTGCGCCAGCTGATCACCGGCGGGGAAGTCATGTCGGCCTCGCACGCGGCGCGGGCCATCGCGGCGATGGCGGAAGGCTCGCTGATCCATGCCTACGGCCCGACCGAATGCACCACCTATGCCACCACGGGGCGGGTGACGCTGGCCGACACGGCGCAAGGCACGGTGCCGATCGGCCGCCCGATCCCGCATACGGACACCTATGTGCTCGACGACGCGATGGAGCCGGTGCCCACGGGCGTGCCGGGCGAGCTGTACATCGGCGGTGCCGGCGTGGCGCGCGGCTACCTGAACGCCCCGCAACAGACCGCCGAGCGCTTCCTCACCGATCCCTTTGCCGCCGACGGCTCGCGCATGTATCGCAGCGGCGACAAGGTGCGGTGGAGGGCCGACGGCACGCTGGAATTCCTGGGCCGCATGGACGAGCAGGTGAAGATCCGCGGCTACCGCATCGAGCCGGCCGAGATCGAGGCGCAACTGGCCGTCCACGACGGCGTGACGGGCGCGCTGGTGCTGCCGCTGGGCGAGGGCGCCGAGAAACGGCTGGTGGCCTATGTGACCGTCATCGACGGCAGCGTGACCCCGGCCGTGCTGCGCGAATTCCTGGCGCAGCGGCTGCCGGCATTCATGGTGCCGGGCGCCTATGTGATCCTGGACCGCTGGCCCGTGAACGCCAACGGCAAGGTCGACCGCCGCGCGCTGCCGCTGCCCGATGCCGACGCGCTGGGGGCCGGCGAGTACGTGGCGCCGGAGACGGCGCTCGAGCAATCGATCGCCGCCGTGTGGGCCCAGGTGCTGCAACTGGAGCGCGTCAGCGTGACGGCCGATTTCTTCGCGCTGGGCGGCAACTCGCTGACGGCCACGCAATTGCTGGCGCGCGTGCGCAATGCCCTCGGCCGCGCCGTCACGCTGCCCGAATTCTTCAGCGAGCCCACGGTGCGCGCGATGGCATTCCGCATCGAGCACGCCGGCGCCGCACGGGAACTGGATGCGGCGGAAAGCCGGCTCGACGGCGAGGCCGAATCGGCACTGGCGTTGCCGGATCCGCTGCCGCCGCTCGCCTCCAGCCTGGAACACGTGCTGCTGACGGGGGGCACCGGCTTCGTGGGCGCCTACCTGGCGGCCGAGATGCTGACCCAGTGGCCGCGCGTGACGCTGCATTGCCACGTGCGGGCGTCCCACGCCGCCGCCGGCCTGCGGCGGCTGCGCGCCAACCTCGAGCAATACGGCCTGTGGCGCGACGGTTTCGCCGCCCGCATCCGCGTGCTGACGGGCGACCTGGCCGAGCCGCGACTGGGGCTGGACGATGAACGCTATGCCGCGCTGGCCCGCGACGTGGACCTGGTGGTGCACAACGCCTCGCGCCTGAACCACGTGCTGCCTTACCAGGCGCTGCGCCACGACAACGTGGAACCCACGCGCCGCCTGCTGGAACTGGCCGCCACGGCCAAGCGCAAGGGCTTCGTGCACGTTTCCACGGCCGGCGTATTGCAGGGCGAAGCCGGCGGCACCTATGACGAGGATGCCGCCATCGAGGCGATCGGCCAGAGCGCGCGCTCAGGCTACAACGCCAGCAAGTGGGTGGCCGAGCTGATGGTGCGCCGCGCCGCCCGCGCCGGCATTCCCGCGCAGATCGTGCGGCTGGGCCGGGTGGCCGTCGACAGCCGCAGCGGCGCCGGCCGCATGGACGACTTCGTGGCGCTGTTCGTGCGCACCTGCCTGAAGGTAGGCGCCTGGCCCGACCGGCCGTTCCTCGAACAGATCGTGCCGGTGGACCACGTGGCACGCGCCGTCACGGCGCTGGCCGCCGACTACACGAATACCGGGGTGCACCACCTGGTCGGCGACGACAAGCGCGACTGGAGCCGGCTGCTGCCGGACTTCGTCGATTGCGGCGACGCGGGCCTGAAGCGGCTGCCCATCCGTGACTGGGTCGATACCGTGAAGGAAAGAAGTGCAACCGAGCCGCTGCCGTTCGCTCCCTACCTGTTCTGGTGGGACACCGACGCGGCGGCACCGGAAGAAAAGCGCCTGAAGGTGAAGCAGGCGAAGACGGCGCGCAAGCTGGCGGGGCAGGGCCTGCGCGAGCCGCGCATCGACGGCGAGGCGTGGCAACGCTATGTCGGCGCGATCTTCGCCGCCGAAGGCCGGAGCGCGAAGCCGAGAAAACGCAGCCTGTTCGGATGA
- a CDS encoding MbtH family NRPS accessory protein: MNATAYNVVRNEEDQYSVWPAYRPVPAGWTTIGDLADRETCLERIEELWTDMRPRSLRTAKEQ; the protein is encoded by the coding sequence ATGAATGCAACTGCCTACAATGTAGTCCGTAACGAAGAAGATCAATACTCGGTCTGGCCCGCCTACCGCCCGGTACCGGCCGGCTGGACGACCATCGGCGACCTCGCCGACCGCGAAACCTGCCTCGAACGCATCGAGGAGTTATGGACCGACATGCGGCCGCGCAGCCTGCGCACCGCCAAGGAGCAGTGA